A single Branchiostoma floridae strain S238N-H82 chromosome 11, Bfl_VNyyK, whole genome shotgun sequence DNA region contains:
- the LOC118426452 gene encoding acetylcholine receptor subunit alpha-like, with product MPSCNESLLRQQLPCRSWCEEVRASCVGNGSWPEFLSCDIFPHSDCYNTKALTSEDTDIECFHGSGTNYRGDVNKGRSGAECLRWDTDDNKYYISQYPWANLQDNYCRNPDPRRGWFLPWCYTADGPEPCDVVPCNNRGCLDPGKPEFGQRRPLLNFYPLGEWITFICDKGYIVQDDTLLNRAQCVSNGTGQIGRWSPSEVPNCAVDHHARLVNDLLGPDVYNKALPPRRFSRLDFQAYIVNVVNLDEREEIIISDVKTEYTWKDRRLIWHTGDYGGITDITIAASLLWMPSLILKTNADTQYSGFPEVELKVDNTGVVHWTVETLTTTTCELDPYMFPQDNMTCSICWTAGQNYQMSCSQSPNNDDPNFLTCTNSTTSIKYGEWGGHITLSTDNNNNKDACLIVKLQRDPRYHLATTISPCIILVVLMIITFLLPIEKGDRISFSVTVMLSMVVSLVVVTGFLPVNGTLPFIAILIIVSMGMMGIFTLTTLLVLSIHNKKGTLPGWARTFFLRYLAIAVFKGDLTKKLNDDSDDPFDGVGSDGIYTKKKGRFGSYTNDAFEQEDFAKPSSVKIKPNNEAGAAMSRLEASVSKLAASIDALAQATSGDDEETTDYALLAHVLDRLFLMLYVVGIIIAVPCTLYFGRV from the exons ATGCCGAGTTGTAACGAAAG TCTCTTGAGACAACAGCTACCCTGCCGGTCTTGGTGCGAAGAGGTCCGGGCGTCGTGTGTCGGGAACGGTTCTTGGCCGGAGTTTCTGTCGTGCGACATTTTCCCACATTCAGATTGCTACAATACCAAGGCCCTGACGTCAGAAGATACAG ATATTGAATGTTTCCACGGGAGCGGGACGAACTACAGAGGGGACGTGAACAAAGGTCGGTCCGGGGCCGAGTGTCTCCGGTGGGACACGGACGACAACAAGTACTACATCAGCCAGTACCCCTGGGCAAACCTGCAGGacaactactgccgcaacccgGACCCGCGGCGGGGGTGGTTTCTGCCCTGGTGCTACACTGCAGACGGCCCGGAGCCATGCGATGTTGTTCCTTGCAATA ACAGGGGCTGTCTTGATCCGGGGAAACCTGAGTTCGGTCAGCGGAGGCCTCTTCTGAACTTCTACCCACTCGGAGAGTGGATCACTTTCATCTGTGACAAGGGGTACATAGTCCAGGATGACACCCTCCTGAACAGGGCGCAATGTGTCAGCAACGGTACAGGGCAGATAGGGAGGTGGTCTCCCTCTGAGGTACCCAATTGTGCCG TGGACCACCATGCACGACTCGTGAATGATCTCCTGGGTCCGGACGTGTACAACAAGGCGCTGCCTCCCCGCAGGTTCAGCCGTCTGGACTTCCAGGCCTACATCGTCAACGTCGTGAATTTG gaCGAAAGGGAGGAAATCATAATTTCTGACGTCAAAACAGAATAC ACGTGGAAAGATAGGCGTTTGATCTGGCACACAGGGGACTATGGTGGCATAACAGATATAACTATTGCTGCGAGTCTTCTCTGGATGCCCAGTCTGATACTGAAAACAaa TGCGGACACACAGTACAGTGGATTCCCTGAAGTAGAGTTGAAGGTGGACAACACTGGTGTGGTCCACTGGACAGTGGAGACGCTGACGACCACCACATGTGAGCTGGACCCTTACATGTTCCCCCAGGACAACATGACCTGTTCCATCTGCTGGACTGCTGGACAAAACTACCAAATGA GCTGTTCGCAGTCGCCGAACAACGACGACCCAAATTTCTTGACCTGTACCAACTCCACAACGTCGATCAAGTATGGAGAATGGGGCGGGCACATCACCCTGTCTaccgacaacaacaacaacaaagatgcCTGTCTCATCGTGAAACTTCAGCGGGACCCTCG CTACCACCTGGCGACGACCATCTCTCCCTGCATCATCCTGGTGGTCCTGATGATCATCACGTTCCTGTTACCCATCGAGAAGGGGGACCGCATCTCCTTCAGCGTCACCGTCATGCTGTCCATGGTCGTGTCGCTAGTCGTCGTCACTGGATTCCTACCCGTAAACGGAACCCTACCATTCATTG CTATCTTGATCATCGTGTCCATGGGAATGATGGGAATCTTCACCCTGACGACCCTCCTGGTTCTCAGCATCCACAACAAGAAGGGGACCCTGCCTGGCTGGGCACGGACATTCTTCCTGCGCTACTTAGCAAT AGCTGTTTTCAAAGGAGACCTTACGAAGAAGTTGAACGACGACAGCGATGATCCATTTGACGGTGTTGGCAGTGACGGCATCTACACGAAGAAGAAGGGCAGGTTTGGCTCGTACACTAACGACGCCTTTGAGCAGGAAGACTTTGCAAAACCCTCCTCGGTAAAGATCAAACCAAACAATGAAGCTGGGGCCGCCATGTCCCGTTTGGAGGCCAGTGTTAGCAAACTGGCGGCTAGCATCGATGCCTTAGCACAGGCAACAAGTGGAGACGATGAAGAGACGACGGATTATGCTTTGTTGGctcatgttctggacaggcTGTTCCTTATGCTGTATGTTGTGGGTATCATCATCGCTGTTCCCTGTACTCTATACTTTGGGCGTGTTTAG
- the LOC118426453 gene encoding cytochrome P450 2D4-like: protein MSKMAQAFKIPESFPFTSMDLSTLLVFIVTFVLAVRFFKVKGHVQGNLPPLVPGGWPLVHHMPAFFTKNLPLQLHKWAKEFGDVYRVKWFMNKEVHVVSGYTAIKEMLEKDEFCTRRDRYVEIAVGGDQDILMAPYGEVFKKRRRFATSVFRRLGVKMGQGSIEYQIQEEARFICVKISGYSEQPFDVSSDLTTAAGNIICALVFGKRFDYGDTRFQHLQTTMKKLGEEMARWQIPFITFIPYVQDPAAGLRFYSKKLQLFIREEIDRHRLNLDPENPRDFIDYCLLQLAQQDGNEIWMNDDNVVYILQDLFVAGTDTTAATLTWALLYMILYPDVQQKVQAELDSVLGATKPNLAHRDQLPFTAATIMESQRIRHIAGLMFIRDTAESTRLRGFDIRKGKKLVPNLRSVHMDPEVWPNPDEFDPSRFLDAEGKVVKNPPSFLPFSAGRRNCLGEQLAKMELFLLFSTILQHFTLKVPEGAPTPSTEGINKSLSMGPVPFQLCAVSR, encoded by the exons ATGTCCAAGATGGCGCAGGCCTTCAAGATCCCAGAAAGTTTCCCGTTCACTTCCATGGACTTGTCTACCTTACTGGTCTTTATTGTCACCTTTGTGCTAGCTGTGAgattttttaaggtgaagggaCACGTACAAGGGAACCTACCACCGCTGGTGCCAGGGGGGTGGCCTCTGGTCCACCACATGCCAGCTTTCTTTACGAAAAATCTGCCTCTCCAACTTCACAAGTGGGCCAAAGAGTTCGGCGACGTTTACCGTGTGAAGTGGTTTATGAATAAGGAAGTACATGTTGTGAGTGGATACACGGCTATCAAGGAAATGCTGGAGAAAGATGAGTTTTGTACACGGCGTGATAGATATGTCGAGATTGCTGTGGGAGGTGATCAGG ACATTTTAATGGCTCCGTACGGAGAAGTCTTCAAGAAACGGCGGCGATTTGCAACCAGTGTCTTCAGGCGTCTTGGAGTGAAGATGGGTCAAGGGAGTATAGAATATCAAATTCAAGAAGAGGCACGTTTTATCTGTGTCAAG ATCTCCGGATACAGCGAGCAGCCGTTTGACGTCTCCTCCGACCTGACAACTGCCGCAGGGAACATCATCTGCGCCCTGGTGTTTGGGAAACGGTTCGACTACGGAGATACCAGATTCCAACATCTGCAGACGACGATGAAGAAACTTGGAGAGGAGATGGCCAGGTGGCAAATTCCTTTCATCACCTTTATCCCATATG TTCAAGATCCAGCCGCGGGACTGCGCTTCTATTCCAAGAAACTACAACTGTTCATCCGTGAGGAAATAGATCGGCACCGTCTGAATCTGGACCCGGAGAATCCAAGAGACTTCATAGACTACTGCCTGCTCCAACTGGCCCAGCAGGACGGGAACGAAATATGGATGAATGACGACAACGTGGTGTATATTCTTCAGGACCTCTTCGTGGCAGGGACGGACACCACGGCTGCCACACTGACGTGGGCCCTGCTCTACATGATCCTTTATCCGGATGTACAGCAGAAG GTCCAGGCCGAACTTGACAGTGTGCTTGGCGCCACCAAACCGAATCTGGCACACAGAGACCAGCTTCCCTTCACCGCTGCCACCATCATGGAGTCCCAGCGAATCCGCCACATCGCAGGTTTAATGTTCATTCGCGATACAGCTGAGTCAACACGCCTCCGTGGTTTCGACATTCGGAAGGGGAAAAAA CTGGTTCCGAACCTTAGGTCCGTCCACATGGACCCTGAGGTCTGGCCCAATCCGGATGAGTTTGACCCCAGCCGGTTCCTAGATGCGGAAGGCAAGGTTGTGAAGAATCCACCATCGTTCTTACCCTTCTCCGCAG GCCGTAGGAACTGCTTAGGTGAGCAGCTGGCGAAGATGGAACTCTTCCTCCTGTTCTCCACCATCCTGCAGCACTTTACGCTAAAGGTGCCAGAGGGCGCTCCTACACCTTCAACCGAAGGGATCAACAAGTCGTTGAGCATGGGGCCTGTGCCTTTCCAACTTTGTGCCGTCTCTCGCTGA
- the LOC118425276 gene encoding solute carrier organic anion transporter family member 4C1-like: MSYVGPAVGYMLGGQLLTLYIDFDQENAMPPPGGVADPRWLGAWWVGHVGCICLAWLLVLPIAGYPKELPGTAKIRATKVSEAHASTVKAPHHGNGIKSFLSSLALLARNPTIVFTTVAATGLYFNLSALGTFAPKFMENQFWMTPSMASLIFGAIILVGCIIGSLLSGPVMKWKRMGVTGNLKMCIVLTAILFLLSPVMLLKCETVDNSPSSPVGSSCSVDCACPAVYDVVCGADGNEYVSPCHAGCSSDLGGDPQMFGECSCVSPQLTAAVTMLGNQTTTGGGSVTSGRCVSGCWQMYVLFFLMFLISVFMSALSPPAYIIAFRCVPEHLSAFAVGTQMVFVRLLGSIPSPILIGALFDLTCELRQGDVSDDASRDSRGACWVYDRSTIGLYFTLLLAGTCLIMVISVVLALCYYKPINKDVDVGMETSSNSGRRSSLAAVENFGFESG; encoded by the exons ATGTCTTACGTTGGTCCAGCCGTTGGATATATGTTAGGAGGGCAACTATTGACTCTTTACATAGACTTTGACCAGGAAAATGCCATGCC ACCGCCTGGTGGCGTTGCTGATCCACGCTGGCTAGGTGCATGGTGGGTAGGCCATGTAGGATGCATATGTCTGGCCTGGCTTCTGGTGCTGCCCATCGCTGGCTACCCAAAGGAACTTCCAG GGACTGCCAAAATCCGCGCAACCAAAGTGTCTGAAGCCCATGCTTCTACTGTGAAGGCACCCCACCATGGTAACGGCATAAAA AGTTTCTTGTCTTCGCTGGCACTACTGGCTCGGAACCCCACCATAGTGTTCACCACAGTTGCAGCGACCGGTCTCTACTTCAACCTTTCCGCACTTGGTACATTCGCACCGAAGTTCATGGAGAACCAGTTTTGGATGACGCCGAGCATGGCTTCGCTCATATTTG GGGCAATCATCCTAGTAGGCTGCATAATCGGCAGTCTCCTATCGGGTCCTGTGATGAAGTGGAAGCGAATGGGTGTGACGGGGAACCTCAAGATGTGTATCGTCCTGACCGCCATCTTGTTCCTCCTCAGTCCGGTGATGCTGCTCAAGTGTGAGACTGTGGACAACAG TCCTTCGTCTCCGGTTGGATCGTCGTGCAGTGTAGACTGCGCATGCCCAGCTGTCTATGACGTAGTATGTGGCGCAGACGGGAATGAGTACGTGTCGCCATGCCATGCTGGGTGTTCGTCAGATCTTGGGGGTGACCCACAG ATGTTTGGGGAATGCAGTTGTGTTTCACCTCAGCTAACTGCAGCAGTTACTATGTTGGGtaatcaaacaacaacagggGGAGGTAGTGTGACGTCAGGCCGCTGTGTGTCCGGTTGCTGGCAGATGTACGTGTTATTCTTTCTGATGTTCCTGATAAGTGTCTTCATGTCGGCTCTGTCACCCCCAGCATATATTATTGCATTCAG GTGTGTTCCTGAGCATTTATCTGCCTTCGCAGTCGGAACCCAGATGGTGTTCGTTAGGCTGTTAG GGTCCATCCCTTCTCCCATCCTTATAGGTGCCCTTTTTGACCTGACCTGTGAACTCCGGCAAGGTGATGTAAGCGATGACGCGTCACGTGACTCCCGCGGTGCATGTTGGGTGTACGACCGCTCCACCATTGGTTTGTATTTCACGCTGTTGCTTGCTGGGACATGTCTGATTATGGTCATATCTGTAGTGTTAGCTTTATGCTACTATAAGCCTATAAACAAGGACGTAGATGTGGGGATGGAAACTAGTTCGAATTCTGGCAGGAGAAGCTCACTTGCTGCTGTAGAGAACTTTGGTTTTGAGTctggttag